In one Thermococcus celericrescens genomic region, the following are encoded:
- a CDS encoding radical SAM protein encodes MWAEDLKGPVSVSIDVTYRCNYNCPYCYVGCSPNINREELTTKEMFSIIDELADLEVLVLCLCGGEPTLRKDLIKILNYANEKGITVNIVTNGSLISDNFASKLAESGIGIVQVSLDGSSPR; translated from the coding sequence ATGTGGGCAGAGGACTTAAAAGGTCCTGTTTCTGTTTCAATCGATGTCACGTACAGATGCAATTATAATTGTCCCTACTGCTACGTTGGTTGTTCGCCGAATATAAACAGAGAGGAACTTACTACCAAGGAAATGTTCAGTATTATAGACGAACTTGCGGATCTGGAGGTATTGGTATTGTGCCTTTGTGGAGGAGAACCGACTCTCCGTAAAGACTTAATTAAAATCTTGAATTATGCCAATGAAAAAGGGATTACCGTTAATATAGTAACTAATGGATCATTGATATCAGACAACTTTGCTTCAAAATTAGCGGAATCAGGAATTGGTATTGTTCAGGTATCCTTAGATGGATCTAGCCCGAGATAA
- a CDS encoding DUF6775 family putative metallopeptidase, with protein sequence MELLKYFSRDVDTSESAVLITNRLIATFGEDGQHHLRRIVMSPAAIISLKGILYAPAKPLQYYIMMHSFGFDEKIDVNVDKVLKMLLLQFYTYSYFKHDEIFCENEECMLQNCHTTEEIKPRIISQILYVGRGLKRSCFCFNRCHVQMQL encoded by the coding sequence GTGGAACTGCTGAAATATTTCTCTCGAGATGTTGATACCTCTGAGTCGGCAGTTTTGATAACGAACAGGCTCATAGCCACATTTGGAGAGGATGGACAGCATCACCTTAGAAGGATTGTAATGAGCCCTGCGGCGATAATTTCCCTTAAAGGAATACTCTATGCTCCAGCAAAGCCTCTCCAATATTATATTATGATGCATTCATTTGGATTTGATGAGAAAATCGATGTAAATGTTGACAAAGTGTTGAAAATGCTCCTTCTTCAGTTCTATACTTATTCCTATTTTAAGCATGATGAGATCTTTTGCGAGAACGAAGAATGCATGCTCCAAAATTGCCATACAACAGAGGAGATAAAGCCGAGAATTATATCGCAAATACTATATGTGGGCAGAGGACTTAAAAGGTCCTGTTTCTGTTTCAATCGATGTCACGTACAGATGCAATTATAA
- a CDS encoding SHOCT domain-containing protein — MMFESAGSSRFLVHAGDGTWGWHDMMGFGWFGWFGMIFMLIFWILIIVGIVWLVKWLLNPGAGGSKGSTSKERALEILDEAYARGEIDDEEYERRKRKLLEE; from the coding sequence ATGATGTTTGAAAGCGCTGGCAGTAGTAGGTTTTTGGTTCACGCCGGAGATGGAACGTGGGGGTGGCACGACATGATGGGATTCGGCTGGTTTGGATGGTTCGGCATGATCTTTATGCTGATCTTCTGGATTCTAATAATAGTCGGGATAGTGTGGCTCGTCAAGTGGCTCCTGAACCCGGGGGCAGGGGGTTCAAAGGGCTCTACCTCAAAAGAGAGGGCACTTGAGATCCTCGACGAGGCGTACGCCCGCGGTGAGATAGACGACGAGGAGTACGAGAGGAGGAAGAGAAAGCTCCTTGAGGAGTGA
- a CDS encoding winged helix-turn-helix domain-containing protein, which produces MRRWMRCDPSNMRAFTAMLKSLISEPRRSIIRVLADGVKGTNEIYIELQRSGFHMPRSTLYYHLSALQKAGIIEMVGYREQGGGAPEKLWKLKVRRIGVDLVTGDVFRE; this is translated from the coding sequence ATGCGGAGATGGATGAGATGCGACCCTTCAAACATGAGGGCGTTCACGGCGATGCTGAAGTCCCTAATATCGGAGCCCAGGAGGAGCATCATACGGGTCCTCGCGGACGGCGTTAAGGGCACGAACGAGATTTACATCGAACTCCAGAGAAGCGGTTTTCACATGCCCAGGTCAACCCTGTATTACCACCTCTCCGCACTCCAGAAAGCCGGGATAATTGAGATGGTCGGTTACAGGGAGCAGGGAGGTGGTGCGCCGGAGAAGCTCTGGAAGCTCAAAGTGAGGAGGATAGGCGTGGATTTAGTTACTGGGGATGTGTTCAGGGAGTAG